Proteins from a genomic interval of Symmachiella macrocystis:
- the moaA gene encoding GTP 3',8-cyclase MoaA, giving the protein MTQQLIDSFGRVHTNLRISVTDRCNIRCFYCMPAENVQFMDRELLLTFEEIERLVQVAVRLGVNKVRLTGGEPLVRRDLHKLVAKIAAIPEIQDIGVTTNGILLGEQAQELYDAGMRRINVSLDAMNAAKFKEITRRDGFEKAIEGIQAAQKVGFNPVKINAVAVRGLTEDEVVPLGEFARRTGVEIRFIEFMPLDADNAWERDKVLFGHEIIEILSREFGPMTPLGQTDPGAPATDFEFADGRGRIGLIASVSQPFCMSCNRFRVTADGKLRNCLFSLEETDVKSIIRGGGSDEEIATAMRASIAAKKEGHEINTARFIQPDRPMYSIGG; this is encoded by the coding sequence ATGACTCAGCAACTCATTGACAGCTTCGGACGTGTGCATACGAATTTGCGGATTAGTGTGACGGATCGTTGCAATATCCGCTGCTTCTACTGCATGCCGGCGGAGAATGTACAGTTCATGGATCGGGAACTGCTGCTCACGTTTGAGGAAATCGAACGTCTTGTCCAAGTCGCCGTGCGGTTGGGGGTGAATAAAGTCCGCCTCACCGGGGGCGAGCCGCTTGTCCGTCGGGACCTGCACAAACTGGTGGCCAAGATCGCCGCCATTCCGGAAATTCAGGATATCGGCGTCACCACCAACGGCATCCTGCTGGGCGAACAAGCTCAGGAGTTGTATGACGCCGGCATGCGACGGATCAATGTCAGCCTCGATGCCATGAACGCCGCCAAGTTCAAGGAAATCACGCGACGCGACGGATTCGAAAAAGCGATCGAAGGCATCCAAGCCGCGCAGAAAGTCGGCTTCAACCCAGTCAAAATCAACGCCGTCGCTGTTCGGGGACTGACCGAGGACGAGGTTGTTCCGTTGGGGGAATTCGCACGCCGCACGGGCGTCGAAATTCGCTTCATCGAATTCATGCCGCTCGATGCCGACAACGCCTGGGAACGCGACAAGGTGCTCTTTGGCCATGAGATCATTGAAATCCTCAGCCGCGAATTCGGGCCAATGACTCCGCTCGGACAAACGGATCCCGGCGCACCGGCGACCGATTTTGAATTCGCCGACGGCCGCGGACGGATTGGTTTGATCGCCTCGGTCAGCCAACCCTTCTGCATGAGCTGCAACCGCTTCCGCGTCACTGCCGACGGCAAACTCCGCAACTGCCTGTTCAGCTTGGAAGAGACCGACGTGAAATCGATCATTCGCGGCGGCGGCAGCGACGAGGAAATTGCCACAGCCATGCGCGCCTCCATCGCTGCCAAAAAAGAAGGCCACGAAATCAACACCGCCCGCTTCATCCAACCCGATCGGCCGATGTACTCCATCGGGGGATAA
- a CDS encoding aminotransferase class V-fold PLP-dependent enzyme: protein MNPVNRIYLDNAATSFPKPEAVYDAVDHYNRHLGIAVGRGAFDQAVELQGSVNRCRSRAAELLGAESPDRIAFTFNCTDSLNTALHGLIDSSAHVVTTDVEHNSVLRPLRELQDRLGIEVTYVPVDAVGRVAPEEIRAAMRPDTSVVAVNHASNVTGTIQPIADIGEIARNAGATFVVDAAQSAGHIPLNLAELPIDVLCCAGHKGLLGPLGTGLLYVRPGIEQRLRSLRQGGTGTQSEDDRQPDSLPDKYESGNHNAPGLVGLVAALDFLTERGIDNIRAHEQQLTAQLLEGLAAIPGLTQYGPTDPTERVAVVSITLEGFDPQDLAGILDDSFAIQTRAGLHCAPRIHESLGTKQAGGTVRLSPGPFSTAEDIDAAVEALQAITT from the coding sequence ATGAATCCCGTCAACCGTATCTATCTCGACAACGCCGCCACCAGTTTTCCCAAACCGGAGGCCGTCTACGATGCCGTCGATCATTACAATCGTCACCTGGGCATCGCCGTCGGACGCGGGGCGTTTGACCAGGCAGTTGAGTTACAAGGGAGCGTGAATCGTTGTCGCTCGCGGGCGGCGGAATTGTTGGGAGCCGAGTCGCCCGACCGTATCGCCTTCACCTTCAATTGCACCGATAGCCTCAACACCGCCCTGCACGGTTTGATCGACTCCTCCGCACACGTCGTGACGACCGATGTGGAACATAACTCCGTCCTGCGACCGCTGCGGGAATTGCAGGACCGGCTGGGTATCGAAGTCACCTACGTCCCCGTCGATGCTGTCGGCCGCGTCGCCCCGGAAGAGATTCGTGCTGCTATGCGACCCGACACAAGTGTCGTGGCTGTGAATCATGCGTCGAATGTCACCGGCACGATTCAACCAATCGCTGACATTGGTGAGATCGCGCGGAATGCCGGCGCAACTTTCGTCGTCGATGCCGCTCAATCCGCCGGGCACATTCCGCTCAATTTGGCCGAATTGCCGATCGATGTGCTGTGCTGCGCCGGACACAAAGGCCTGCTCGGCCCGTTGGGGACGGGATTGTTGTACGTGCGGCCGGGCATCGAACAGCGGCTGCGGAGCTTGCGGCAAGGGGGCACGGGGACGCAGAGTGAAGACGACCGTCAACCGGACAGCCTGCCTGACAAATACGAATCGGGCAATCACAACGCCCCCGGCTTGGTCGGCCTAGTGGCGGCGCTCGATTTTCTAACCGAGCGCGGCATCGACAACATCCGCGCCCACGAACAGCAACTGACCGCACAATTGTTGGAAGGCCTAGCCGCCATCCCCGGCCTCACACAATACGGTCCCACCGACCCGACAGAGCGCGTCGCCGTGGTGAGCATCACGCTAGAGGGTTTCGACCCGCAGGACTTGGCAGGCATCCTCGACGACAGCTTCGCCATCCAAACCCGCGCCGGCCTCCACTGCGCCCCCCGCATCCACGAATCCCTCGGCACCAAACAGGCAGGCGGCACCGTCCGCCTCAGCCCTGGGCCGTTTTCAACGGCAGAGGATATCGACGCCGCCGTTGAAGCACTGCAGGCCATCACGACGTAG
- a CDS encoding DUF2254 domain-containing protein: protein MKIKFAITWNSIRSSYWFLPCLMAGGAMILSLVTLKIDYTLLANKGGTNWYYPGGADGARALLATLAASMVTIFGVVFSIVIVALTLASSQFGPRLLRTFLRDRVDQVAIGTFISTFVYCVLVLRTVHASGNDPFVPEISVRTAILLALFSLGVLIYFINHLSASLQASHIIAAVGADLDITINREFDATLDDEKFDSNAADDLFASATFAVGATSRGYIQAIEHTELLQMAEKHDLLVHVPVRSGDFVVPGDTIAFTSAELDDPNLLSSTVNTALLLGVDRTNEQDVEFPVNQLVQLAIRSLSPAINDPITAMMAIEQLRAGLCRIAEHAMKSPVLTDSQGVARLLVTKQTPEHITDAAFSLLRQYGSSNLEVTLSLLNMIEQVSRRTTDPAFHRALFRQALQIELGSRTGLPAEADRKLVAEHYARLTQLPWPALPKTT from the coding sequence ATGAAAATCAAATTCGCGATCACCTGGAACTCGATTCGTTCCAGCTATTGGTTTTTGCCCTGTCTGATGGCGGGCGGCGCGATGATTTTGTCTCTGGTTACGCTCAAGATCGACTACACTCTGCTGGCCAACAAAGGCGGCACAAACTGGTACTACCCCGGCGGCGCCGACGGGGCCAGGGCGCTCTTAGCGACATTGGCCGCTTCGATGGTGACCATTTTTGGGGTGGTGTTTTCCATCGTCATCGTGGCACTGACGCTCGCCTCATCACAATTTGGGCCGCGATTACTGCGGACATTTTTACGCGATCGCGTCGATCAAGTGGCCATCGGCACGTTTATCAGCACGTTTGTGTATTGCGTGCTCGTGCTGCGAACCGTGCACGCCAGTGGCAATGATCCGTTTGTTCCGGAGATCTCCGTGCGGACAGCAATCCTACTGGCGCTGTTCAGCTTGGGTGTGCTGATCTATTTTATCAATCATCTCTCCGCATCATTGCAAGCCTCGCATATCATCGCGGCGGTGGGTGCGGATCTCGACATCACCATCAATCGTGAATTCGATGCGACGTTGGATGATGAGAAATTCGATTCCAATGCCGCGGATGACTTGTTCGCATCCGCCACGTTTGCCGTTGGTGCAACCAGCCGTGGTTACATCCAAGCGATCGAACATACTGAGCTGCTGCAAATGGCCGAAAAGCATGATTTGCTAGTTCACGTGCCGGTCCGATCGGGTGACTTTGTCGTTCCCGGCGACACGATTGCCTTTACGTCCGCTGAACTGGACGATCCCAATCTGCTCTCGTCAACCGTTAACACGGCCTTGCTGCTGGGCGTCGACCGGACGAACGAACAAGATGTCGAATTCCCCGTCAATCAACTGGTCCAACTGGCCATCCGGTCGCTCTCGCCGGCGATCAATGATCCCATCACAGCCATGATGGCAATCGAACAATTGCGCGCCGGGTTGTGCCGCATTGCCGAACATGCCATGAAATCGCCCGTACTGACCGACAGCCAAGGCGTCGCGCGCTTGCTGGTGACGAAACAAACCCCCGAACACATCACCGACGCCGCCTTTAGCCTGTTGCGGCAATATGGCAGCAGCAACTTAGAGGTCACACTTTCGTTGCTAAATATGATCGAGCAAGTCTCACGCCGCACAACCGACCCCGCTTTCCACCGCGCACTCTTCCGCCAAGCTTTGCAAATCGAACTCGGCTCGCGAACCGGATTACCAGCAGAAGCAGACCGCAAACTAGTCGCCGAACACTACGCGCGACTCACACAACTACCCTGGCCCGCCCTGCCCAAAACCACGTGA
- the rplU gene encoding 50S ribosomal protein L21: protein MFAIFEDGSHQHQVQVGDRLTVDYREAAAEGDSLKFDRVLLANDGETSSIGKPMIEGAAVETEVLEQTKGKKLEIVKFRRRKNSRTHTGHRQKYTSVRVTGITVPGMVFTAPPADEPAAAAAEPEAAADDAKAEAEE from the coding sequence ATGTTTGCAATTTTTGAAGATGGCAGCCACCAACATCAGGTGCAGGTCGGTGACCGACTGACTGTCGACTATCGGGAAGCTGCGGCCGAAGGGGACAGCCTCAAGTTTGATCGCGTCCTGTTGGCCAACGACGGCGAAACCAGCTCCATCGGAAAACCGATGATCGAGGGTGCGGCCGTCGAAACCGAAGTTCTCGAGCAGACCAAGGGCAAAAAGCTCGAAATCGTGAAGTTTCGCCGCCGCAAAAACTCACGAACCCACACCGGACACCGTCAAAAGTACACCTCTGTCCGCGTGACGGGAATCACGGTACCCGGCATGGTCTTCACCGCCCCGCCAGCCGACGAACCGGCCGCCGCTGCTGCCGAACCAGAAGCTGCTGCCGACGATGCAAAAGCCGAAGCCGAAGAATAG